In a single window of the Hoyosella subflava DQS3-9A1 genome:
- the phoU gene encoding phosphate signaling complex protein PhoU has product MRAAYTEKIADLATSLATMCRMAEEAMGQATQALLQADLPIAEKVISDHDELDTLRASCEEKAFALLALQAPVAGDLRSVVAGIQAVNDLDRMGRLALHVAKITRRRHPKQALPEEVKAYFAEMGRVAVHLGKGAAEVLETHDAAMAQDLLDEDDAMDDLHKHLFNVLMDREWKHGVAAAVDVTLLGRYYERFADHAVEVARKVIYLVTGRFPEDVVA; this is encoded by the coding sequence ATGCGGGCTGCTTATACAGAAAAGATCGCGGATCTCGCGACATCCCTGGCCACCATGTGCCGGATGGCCGAAGAAGCGATGGGGCAGGCTACCCAGGCGCTGCTGCAGGCTGATCTGCCAATCGCCGAGAAAGTCATCTCTGATCACGACGAACTCGACACGCTCCGTGCGTCGTGCGAGGAAAAGGCATTCGCGCTTCTCGCGCTGCAGGCACCGGTGGCGGGTGACCTGCGGTCTGTGGTTGCGGGAATCCAGGCCGTCAATGACCTTGACCGGATGGGACGCCTCGCGCTGCACGTCGCGAAGATCACTCGTCGGCGCCACCCGAAACAGGCGCTGCCGGAGGAAGTGAAGGCGTACTTCGCCGAGATGGGCCGTGTGGCGGTGCACCTCGGCAAGGGAGCTGCGGAAGTCCTCGAGACACATGATGCCGCGATGGCGCAGGATCTGCTCGACGAGGACGACGCGATGGACGATCTCCACAAGCACCTGTTCAACGTGCTGATGGACAGGGAATGGAAGCACGGGGTTGCGGCAGCAGTGGACGTGACACTGCTCGGCCGCTATTACGAACGGTTCGCCGACCATGCCGTCGAGGTCGCGCGCAAAGTGATCTATCTCGTCACTGGGCGGTTCCCCGAAGACGTCGTCGCATAA
- a CDS encoding LCP family protein: protein MSERDDHGPGGTPGPEPRSRAVPQFVGVAESPAPVRHQHPKTLIFARIVITLVSLAALVITGTVWGYVRSTDASLNIVDALDRNSGDVRSPDDQFGDETFLVVGVDNRAGVNAQIGGTGWQHEGSRSDTIMLVNVPEDRHRVVIASFPRDLNITRPACDRWDNDTATYTDERVESEENVKLNSAYYEGGPKCLIRTIQKITGMNITRFVGIDFAGFESMVDTLGGVEVCATEPMWDDELGWILPEAGPQTVNGSTALDYVRARRVPTEGTNDYGRIKRQQLLLSSVLREALSNKVLFDPSTLGGFIDAFTQHTFVENVDTQSLLTLARSMQGVDAGQVTFVTIPTAGPNEFMNEIPREDDIDAIFDAIIYDWPLPGESAPEPDDEADDAGDQAIRPAQNGDGGDRVASESEAVSPALVTIRVANGATTFGLASNTASVLAGYGFQIYSVGDHSRVVDQTVIRYSRGNEPEAATLASAFPGAVLQRVTGLGNIVELVLGTDYDANVTAPATPGTPLPISSSGSVQPQRDLPEDLSVTNAGDTSCA from the coding sequence GTGAGCGAACGCGACGACCACGGTCCCGGCGGTACCCCCGGCCCGGAGCCGCGATCACGCGCCGTCCCCCAGTTCGTGGGGGTAGCGGAAAGCCCGGCACCCGTCCGCCACCAGCATCCGAAAACGCTCATATTTGCGCGCATCGTCATCACGCTCGTATCTCTGGCGGCCCTCGTCATCACCGGCACCGTTTGGGGCTACGTCCGCAGCACTGATGCGTCCCTCAACATCGTTGACGCGCTGGACCGCAACTCCGGCGATGTCCGCAGCCCCGACGACCAGTTCGGCGACGAAACCTTCCTCGTCGTAGGGGTAGACAACCGGGCTGGTGTGAACGCTCAGATCGGCGGGACAGGGTGGCAGCACGAAGGCTCACGCTCCGACACCATCATGCTGGTCAACGTCCCGGAGGACCGGCACCGCGTAGTCATCGCGTCATTCCCGCGTGACCTCAACATCACCCGACCGGCCTGCGACAGGTGGGACAACGACACCGCCACCTATACCGACGAACGCGTCGAATCGGAAGAGAACGTCAAACTGAACAGCGCCTACTACGAGGGCGGCCCGAAGTGCCTGATCCGGACGATCCAGAAGATCACGGGCATGAACATCACTCGCTTCGTCGGCATCGACTTCGCTGGGTTCGAGTCCATGGTGGACACACTCGGCGGTGTGGAAGTATGCGCCACCGAGCCCATGTGGGATGACGAACTCGGCTGGATCCTTCCTGAAGCCGGCCCGCAGACCGTCAATGGCAGCACCGCACTGGACTATGTGCGGGCCCGGCGTGTACCCACTGAGGGCACCAATGACTACGGCCGGATCAAGCGCCAGCAGCTGCTCCTGTCGTCCGTACTCCGGGAAGCCCTGTCAAACAAGGTGCTCTTCGATCCCAGCACACTGGGCGGTTTCATCGATGCGTTTACCCAGCACACTTTCGTCGAGAATGTCGATACCCAGTCCCTGCTGACCCTGGCGCGCTCCATGCAGGGCGTGGATGCCGGCCAGGTGACGTTCGTGACGATCCCCACCGCGGGCCCGAACGAATTCATGAACGAGATTCCCCGCGAGGACGATATCGACGCGATCTTCGATGCGATCATCTACGACTGGCCGCTGCCAGGTGAATCCGCCCCCGAACCCGATGACGAGGCGGACGACGCGGGAGACCAAGCGATCCGCCCCGCCCAGAACGGAGACGGCGGCGACCGAGTAGCCAGCGAGTCCGAGGCGGTCTCCCCCGCCCTCGTGACCATCCGCGTCGCCAACGGCGCAACGACCTTCGGTCTTGCCAGCAACACCGCGAGTGTCCTCGCTGGCTACGGCTTTCAGATCTACAGCGTGGGCGACCACTCCCGAGTCGTCGATCAGACCGTGATCCGGTACTCGCGCGGCAATGAGCCCGAAGCTGCCACCCTGGCATCAGCTTTCCCCGGTGCGGTGTTACAGCGCGTCACCGGTCTCGGCAACATTGTCGAACTCGTTCTGGGCACCGACTATGACGCAAATGTCACCGCACCAGCGACGCCGGGAACGCCGCTGCCGATCTCGAGTTCTGGCAGCGTTCAGCCGCAACGAGATTTGCCTGAGGACCTCTCAGTGACGAACGCCGGAGACACGTCGTGCGCTTAG
- the pstA gene encoding phosphate ABC transporter permease PstA, with translation MTTALDRPVKPPQVFPSLSTRRKTVNNLATVLVFGSFIVAMVPLIWVLYTVFSRGLTALTSDDWFTRSMRGVLPFFEGGGAYHAMVGTLMQGAVAALFAIPIGLMVSIYLVEYADGSRLGRVTTFMVDILSGVPSIVAALFIYALWITTFGFSKSGFAVALALLLLMLPIVVRSGEEMLRIVPMDLREAAYALGVPKWKTIARIVIPTALPGIITGLMLAVARVIGEAAPLLILVGYATYINYNMLEGEMGSLPGMMIAELNNPSGPGRDRLWGAALTLVLIIALLNIVANLISRYTGAKKK, from the coding sequence ATGACGACAGCACTGGACCGCCCGGTCAAACCGCCACAAGTTTTCCCGAGCCTCAGTACGCGGCGCAAAACGGTGAACAATCTCGCCACGGTGCTGGTATTCGGCTCGTTCATCGTCGCGATGGTCCCGCTCATCTGGGTGCTGTACACGGTCTTCTCACGCGGCCTGACAGCGCTGACGTCGGACGACTGGTTCACGCGCTCGATGCGTGGTGTGCTGCCGTTCTTTGAGGGCGGCGGGGCGTATCACGCGATGGTTGGCACCCTCATGCAGGGTGCTGTCGCCGCTTTGTTCGCCATTCCCATCGGATTGATGGTATCGATTTACCTGGTCGAGTACGCGGACGGCTCACGGCTTGGCAGGGTCACGACTTTCATGGTGGACATCCTCAGTGGTGTGCCATCGATCGTCGCCGCGCTCTTCATCTACGCCCTCTGGATCACGACTTTCGGATTCAGTAAGTCCGGTTTCGCGGTGGCGCTCGCACTGTTACTGCTGATGCTCCCGATTGTGGTGCGGTCGGGTGAAGAGATGTTGCGGATTGTGCCGATGGACCTCCGCGAAGCGGCATACGCGCTGGGTGTCCCGAAATGGAAGACGATCGCCCGCATCGTCATCCCCACTGCACTGCCAGGCATCATCACGGGCTTGATGCTCGCCGTGGCCCGCGTCATCGGTGAGGCCGCGCCGCTGCTGATCCTGGTGGGTTACGCGACCTACATCAACTACAACATGCTTGAGGGCGAGATGGGCTCGCTGCCCGGCATGATGATCGCCGAACTGAATAACCCCTCCGGCCCGGGCCGGGATCGCCTCTGGGGTGCAGCCCTCACCCTCGTCCTCATCATCGCGCTGCTCAACATTGTCGCGAACCTGATCAGCCGCTACACCGGCGCGAAGAAGAAGTAA
- the pstB gene encoding phosphate ABC transporter ATP-binding protein PstB, whose product MAKRVDLKDLNIYYGKFHAVSDVTLSVAPKSVTAFIGPSGCGKSTVLRSLNRMHEVTPGARVDGAVLLDGQDIYDSSIDPVGVRRTIGMVFQRPNPFPTMSIRDNVIAGLKLQGERNRKKLDEIAEKALRGANLWDEVKNRLDKPGGSLSGGQQQRLCIARATAVEPEVLLMDEPCSALDPISTLAIEDLITELKKDFTIIIVTHNMQQAARVSDRTAFFNLETQGRPGQLIEIDDTTKIFSNPTKKATEDYISGRFG is encoded by the coding sequence ATGGCAAAGCGTGTAGACCTCAAAGATCTGAACATCTATTACGGCAAGTTCCATGCCGTCTCCGATGTGACGCTGTCGGTTGCGCCGAAGAGCGTGACCGCCTTCATCGGTCCGTCCGGCTGTGGCAAGTCCACGGTATTGCGGTCCCTGAACCGGATGCACGAAGTGACACCTGGTGCCCGGGTTGATGGCGCTGTACTCCTCGACGGCCAGGACATCTACGACAGCAGCATTGACCCAGTCGGTGTGCGTCGCACGATCGGCATGGTCTTCCAGCGGCCCAACCCGTTCCCGACGATGTCCATCCGCGACAACGTCATCGCGGGCCTGAAGCTGCAGGGTGAGCGAAACCGCAAGAAGCTCGACGAGATCGCCGAGAAGGCGCTGCGCGGCGCTAACCTGTGGGACGAGGTGAAGAACCGGCTCGATAAGCCGGGTGGCAGCCTCTCAGGTGGGCAGCAGCAGCGTCTGTGCATCGCACGCGCTACGGCGGTGGAGCCGGAAGTTCTGTTGATGGATGAGCCGTGCTCCGCGCTCGACCCAATCTCGACGCTCGCAATTGAAGACCTCATCACTGAGCTGAAGAAGGACTTCACGATCATTATCGTGACGCACAACATGCAGCAAGCAGCGCGCGTTAGTGACCGCACCGCATTCTTCAACCTTGAAACGCAGGGGCGTCCAGGTCAGCTCATCGAGATTGATGACACGACCAAGATCTTCTCGAATCCGACGAAGAAAGCGACCGAAGACTACATCTCCGGCCGCTTCGGCTAG
- the dusB gene encoding tRNA dihydrouridine synthase DusB — MTTQLSDAPSVLAQQLRIGPLELGSPVVLAPMAGITNVAFRTLCREIETAKMGSTAGLYVCEMVTARALVERNAATMHMTTFGPTETPRSLQLYTVDPKYTYEAARMIAEENLADHIDMNFGCPVPKVTRKGGGAALPYKRNLFGQIVAAAVRATSGTEIPVTVKFRIGIDENHHTHLDAGHIAASEGAAAVALHARTAAQRYSGTADWGEIARLKDHVTDVPVLGNGDIFSAADAVRMMAETRCDGVVVGRGCLGRPWLFAELSAALNDQPLPGPPNLGEVAKIMHRHAQLLVDHHGEGKGLREIRKHIAWYLRGFPAGSELRSALALVTTLEELKSLLSQLDATAPFPAAAEGPRGRQGSPARVVLPHGWLDDPLDCSVPEGADAMHSGG; from the coding sequence ACCCATGGCCGGTATCACCAACGTCGCGTTCCGCACTCTGTGCCGCGAGATCGAGACCGCCAAGATGGGCAGCACCGCTGGGCTTTATGTGTGCGAGATGGTGACGGCCCGCGCGCTCGTCGAGCGAAATGCGGCCACCATGCACATGACCACCTTCGGCCCGACCGAAACCCCGCGTTCGCTGCAGCTGTACACCGTCGACCCGAAGTACACCTACGAAGCCGCACGGATGATCGCCGAGGAAAATCTCGCCGATCACATCGACATGAACTTCGGATGCCCAGTACCGAAAGTGACCCGCAAAGGCGGCGGCGCAGCACTCCCGTACAAGCGCAACCTGTTCGGCCAGATTGTCGCCGCAGCTGTCCGCGCTACTTCTGGGACCGAGATTCCGGTGACCGTCAAGTTCCGGATAGGAATTGACGAGAATCACCACACCCATCTCGACGCTGGGCACATCGCGGCGAGCGAAGGCGCCGCCGCTGTGGCCCTGCACGCACGGACGGCTGCCCAGCGGTATTCAGGGACTGCGGACTGGGGCGAGATCGCGCGGCTGAAAGATCATGTCACCGACGTTCCCGTTCTCGGCAACGGCGATATTTTCAGCGCGGCTGACGCCGTTCGCATGATGGCGGAGACGCGGTGCGACGGCGTGGTGGTCGGGCGCGGGTGTCTGGGGCGCCCCTGGCTATTCGCCGAACTGAGCGCCGCGCTCAACGACCAGCCGTTGCCCGGTCCGCCCAATTTGGGTGAAGTGGCGAAAATCATGCATCGGCATGCGCAACTCCTCGTTGATCACCACGGCGAAGGCAAGGGGCTCCGCGAGATCCGTAAACACATCGCTTGGTACCTGAGGGGCTTTCCCGCGGGTTCAGAGTTGCGCTCGGCACTTGCTCTTGTGACCACGCTCGAAGAGCTGAAATCGCTGCTCAGCCAGCTCGATGCGACCGCGCCTTTCCCCGCCGCCGCCGAAGGGCCGCGTGGCAGGCAGGGGTCTCCAGCTCGCGTGGTCTTGCCGCACGGCTGGCTCGACGACCCACTTGATTGCAGTGTGCCCGAGGGCGCAGATGCGATGCACTCGGGCGGCTAA
- the pstC gene encoding phosphate ABC transporter permease subunit PstC, whose product MNVNAKLPEDPVTTRLHRGRAGRPGDAIFAGLARGAALFVTAVIAAIGVFLLWRAMPALTRNEVNFLTSREWRTFTPDSLAFGVLDLFLVTVFVSAFALFLAMPVALGIAIFITQYAPKQTKKGLGYLVDLLAAVPSVVYGLWGLLVLAPALQPVAAFLHENFGWFFLFSAENEGLVEAGFTIFTAGIVLAVMILPIITAITREVFTQTPTAQVEAALALGATKWEVVRTTVIPFGKSGYVSGSMLGLGRALGETMAIYIVLATASSDFRWSLFEGGQTIASKIASGYAEINNELQAGAYIAAGLVLFVLTFAVNAAARAIVAGKGVH is encoded by the coding sequence ATGAATGTGAACGCTAAATTGCCGGAAGATCCGGTAACGACACGGCTGCACCGTGGGCGCGCGGGCCGTCCCGGCGATGCCATTTTTGCCGGGCTTGCGCGCGGCGCGGCACTCTTCGTCACCGCGGTCATCGCAGCGATCGGTGTCTTCCTGCTGTGGCGGGCAATGCCGGCGTTGACGCGTAATGAGGTCAACTTCCTGACCAGTCGGGAGTGGCGGACATTTACTCCCGACTCACTGGCCTTCGGTGTTCTCGACCTTTTCCTGGTGACAGTCTTCGTCTCGGCGTTCGCTTTGTTCCTGGCCATGCCCGTCGCGCTCGGCATCGCCATTTTCATCACTCAATACGCGCCGAAGCAGACTAAGAAAGGCCTCGGCTATCTGGTTGATCTTCTCGCCGCGGTGCCGTCGGTGGTGTACGGACTTTGGGGTTTGCTCGTCCTTGCTCCTGCATTGCAGCCGGTAGCGGCTTTCTTGCACGAGAACTTCGGGTGGTTCTTCCTCTTCAGTGCGGAGAACGAGGGTCTCGTCGAGGCCGGATTCACGATCTTTACCGCTGGCATTGTGCTCGCCGTAATGATTTTGCCGATCATCACCGCTATCACTCGTGAGGTTTTCACTCAGACTCCCACTGCTCAGGTCGAGGCGGCGCTGGCGCTCGGCGCGACAAAGTGGGAAGTGGTTCGGACGACCGTCATCCCGTTCGGCAAATCTGGTTACGTCAGTGGCTCGATGCTGGGGCTGGGGCGCGCACTCGGTGAGACCATGGCGATTTACATCGTCCTGGCGACCGCGTCGTCGGACTTCAGGTGGTCCCTCTTCGAGGGAGGACAGACCATCGCGTCGAAGATCGCGTCTGGCTACGCAGAAATCAACAATGAACTTCAGGCGGGTGCTTACATTGCTGCAGGCCTGGTGCTTTTCGTCCTGACATTCGCGGTTAACGCTGCAGCTCGCGCGATCGTCGCGGGCAAGGGGGTGCATTGA